In Melitaea cinxia chromosome 21, ilMelCinx1.1, whole genome shotgun sequence, the sequence TGTCTCATATAATCTACCTTAAACAgcgtgcaaatttttgttccatttataattataattattttacattacagaaaaagaaagtactcaaaagcgtatacgttttatcactaagaaacattaattatagaagtagtTCATACAAGCatcataaatacaaacaaatcaaagataataattgcaTAATTTCATTCTTCGCAGCAACTGCTAAATTGCTAATAATTAAGTAGATTATTAGTATTCCCGTCTTCCCGTGAGTGCAACAGAATAGCACATTGCCGTGAAAGAAGTATAAATTAGCGATGAATTCGCTTAACACTTCACAAAATTTCGcaactacatttaatttgttaaatgcgaATTGAATCTTCCCATGTCAATAATGAATCCGAATACTAATCCTAAACCATCgatataatccaaaaataatccatcactagtcctatacctaattcaagaaacaaacccgaagaaagttatcttcagggattttcccttgtatactcaccagacaataataaactttattatatgacgtgttagtacaatttgttttaacacaccgtggatttgaacggtcatattcgacgtggtgggaagaatttcgggaagtccccgtgcattgattttgtgttaccgttttcttttagtgttaccgtattaagaatattattttacctttttttttagaaaattattttacattagttgaaaattcaaaaattcggtagatagcactgctaaatcggtatatcggtagacaagggccaaaatcggtagatctaccgataaatcggtagcttttgTTTTTCTCTACAGTCGGACCTACCAACCTTATCCTGTGTTGCCAGCCCCAAGAAACTAAAAAACAGCAGCTCACCAATAAAAACACAGGAGAAAACAGTACCTACCAACCTTATCATAAAGAAAAGAAGCAAAGGTATTTTATGATACATCCTAAGCCTAACAGAGTATAACAAATGTTATAGATTTAAagataatgaaaaattaaatacataattaaatttaacaaaaatcaaaatataaaataaatactgaaaGAGAATGTTTTACTTTACAAAGGAAATGCCtcgtatttgtaatattaaacatgtaaacaatttgtttaacgttatttattattcatttttcctCCTTACTATGTGCACACTTCTCCGGcgaggcgttcccctctgtcaaggtataaggccaaatggccatatgcgtacaataaaactagttgcagccgcactgatcactagactaaatctagttgcgcgattgaatcaaggTCCtttaaaaaatgccaaattgttctgttttttgctgcaaaaaaagatctgccacgtcaaatttactaaaacatggctttacctttcatacgtaagtattttttaatcacattattacttgtatacttcttttaaacctttttaaacttaaaaattacaaatattatcggtcatGTTGACctgatttgtttaccaacacaggccgctcgccctcgtacaatatgcggatcagtccggtcataaaaaataaaattttatttatttcaagccTTCAAGGTACTCAAAATCATCTTTTAATATTGTTTGCTTAAAAATCCCGCCAAAACGCCACGTTATGTCACCTGATAGTAGTAGCAGCGGCTAGAAGTGTGCACATAGTAAGGaggaaaaatgaataataaataacgttaaacaaattgtttacatGTTTCATATTACAAATACGAGGCATTTCCTTTGTAAAGTAAAACATTCTCtttcagtatttattttatattttgatttttgttaaatttaattatttatttaatttttcattaacttTAAATCTATAACATTTGTTATACTCTGTTAGGCTTAGGATGTATCATACCTTTGCTTAGCGTtgggcgttatttaacgtaatcggtttcaataactagttacgaagctaataaccatgtacgtagtttcgccgatacgcatgtaacgattattttacgtacgcagttttTTTACGTACGCAgctttatcaaaaacttgacacaacgaccggcgcataagcgttttgcctaataacgtaacacaatacgcagatacgcttacgcgtaggataaaaagagatggctataagtactataggtgcatttttgttttcgaatatgctCATGCGATTTTGTACGTAATTACTAtgagcttaagtttattttaatatgtacagttttttaaagaaattttaatttcagtcatgtttctttttaaatattttcgaatttacttGTCTCGCgttgaagtatatactaaaaaaGTGTGGgcttttgttgtatttttaattataatgtatgtatctcgaaaaataaaatcaaatgaacttctaaatacgcctgcatcgattattatatctatacaaaaatcaaaaaattaatttaaataactcgTTTTGCAGCCAGTTGTAAGCCTGGATAAAGTATGAAGTTAATTTGATTATActatccatcaatattaacgtacgtaacggcattcgtatgtgttacaagttataacatataactacttCTTAtccataatacaaacaaaagtaatataacgtcgccgtcccgtactgatgctgtatacaaaaataactagttacgaaaaataagcagtttcgaaactagttacgcgtatcCACGAAACTACGTGTAATcgattacacataaaagacgttacgacccacgactaCCTTTGCTTCTTTTCTTTATGATAAGGTTGGTAGGTACTGTTTTCTCCTGTGTTTTTATTGGTGAGCTGCTGTTTTTTAGTTTCTTGGGGCTGGCAACACAGGATAAGGTTGGTAGGTCCGACTGTAGAGAAAAACAGATGATGCTAATGTTACTATCActgtattttgattttgaatagaatgaaattttttactattacctGCTGGTCTATTCAtctgttgttattttttattgctgtTTAGTCATTGTTCATACACCATGAGCAATTATTGTAGGTGTAGTTCATTACTATCCGTAACGTCTCCGTGGACGCAACGTTCCTAAACTCAGAGCACCGAAAACTGAAGTATttgatttatgttttaaaatactaCTTTGTATTAAccaatttattaaacatatatttgtttagCCAAATAAAATCAAGTATAGTTAATTGTGAAATGGAAGAAAATTGGGATAGTGATGGAGAAGGGTGGGATACGGTGCAGGCACCGGTTGCTGCATCTCATAATGTCGGTGTCTCCGGCTCAAGCACCAACCGAGGAAGAACTAGAGGTGGTTATACTCGAGGTCAAGGTCAGCACTACAATACAACTTGGAGAGCACGTGGTGGACACCATAGTGAAAGCCGAAACCGAGGAAACTTTCGATATGACAATACTAATAGAAAAGTTATCACAATTTCATCTAATAAAGTCGGGCGTGTTATTGGCAAAGGAGGTAGTAAGATTCGTGATCTTGAATACGAAACGGATGCAAAAGTCAAAATTGGCGATTCTAGTGGATATTCCACTGAAATAACTTTGTTTGGTACTAATGACGCTATATCGAAAGTAGAAAGTTTGATAAACGAATTGGTAGAAGAGCGAAAGCCGCCTACGCCAAAGGAAAATCCAAATAACCATAAAAATGCTGTAAGCACTGCTACAAATGAGGTAAGCATTGATAGAAACGAGTATATGATGCTAAATGAAAATGGTGTGGAGGTTATAGACTGGGATAAACTTAATGCCGCATGCGATAAAGCCCAAAAAGAGAAGTGGGAGAGGTTGCCAAAGGTTAACAAAAACTTCTATAGAGAAGATCCAACTGTCAGTAATATGACTCCTGCTGAAGTTTCTCGGTGGCGTTTAGCAAATAACGACATAAAAGTTAACCGAACCTTTGAGGAGAAAGAAGGATTACCACCGATACCCAACCCAGTAATAACATTCGAACAAGCATTCCAAGACTACCctgaaatattaaaagaaatctaTAAACAGGGATTTAAGCAGCCATCCCCTATACAGAGTCAAGCTTGGCCAATCTTATTAAGAGGGGATGATATGATTGGCATAGCTCAGACTGGTACGGGAAAAACTTTGGCTTTTTTGTTACCAGCATTAATTCATATTGATGGACAGCCGACTCCGAGAGAAGAAAGAGAGGGGCCTACTGTTCTCATCTTAGCTCCTACACGAGAACTTGCTCTACAAATTCATAAAGAGGTTATAAAGTATGAATACAGAGGGATTAAGTCTGTCTGCCTCTATGGAGGAGGAGATAGAAGAGAACAAATCGATACTGTTGCTAAAGGTGTTGATATAGTGATCGCCACCCCTGGAAGATTGAACGATCTTACAAAGGCGGAACATTTAAATGCTATTAATTTTTCCTATATTGTTTTGGATGAAGCGGACAGAATGTTAGATATGGGATTTGAACCCCAgattaaaaaatctttgtttGACGTTAGACCAGATCGCCAAACCGTGATGACTTCAGCTACCTGGCCTTCGGGAGTGCGGCGTCTTGCACAGACTTATATGAAAGATCCTATACAAGTCAACGTAGGATCTTTAGATCTCGCTGCAGTACATACTGTTACACAGAAAATTATGTTCGTCGAAGAAGATGACAAGGAGCATACATTATACGAGTTTATTGAGAATATGAATAAAGATGAAAAAGTTATAATCTTCTGTGGCAAGAAAGCCACCGCTAGACATATAAGCACCGATCTGGCAGTAAAGGGGATAGAGTGCCAAGCTTTACATGGAGATCGTGATCAAATCGACAGGGAGGCAGCTCTTGAAGATATGCTTGAAGGAACAGTTAACATTTTAGTGGCGACAGATGTCGCATCTAGAGGTATTGACATAAAAGACTTGACCcatgttattaattttgattttccaCGTCAAATTGAGGAATATGTACATAGGGTAGGCAGAACTGGTAGAGCCGGTAAAACAGGAATAGCCTTGTCTTTTATTACAAGAAGTGACTGGGCTCACGCTAGTGAATTAATAAAGATTCTGCAAGAGGCTAATCAAGATGTGCCTGATGAGCTTCAAAAGATGGCTGACCGGTTCAGCGCTATGAAGCTTCGTAAAGACAGAGATGGAGGAGAGAAGCGTGGGAGAGGAGGATGGAATAGAAGAGGTGCATATTACTAGCACTTATCATTACtaacataattatcatatttgtttaaaaaacttttttttcgtattttgtacattttgcGTGTAAGCTATTTAAATACCTTTAAGCATGGGGAAAAATTTAGTAACTTTTTGTTAGATACAAAGTAAAGTCAAATTCCTGACTGAACTTTATCTGTGAATTAGTATATTAGTTATAGATGCAGTGATTATTATACTTGTTTATGAACTTTATAGATTTTTGAACTTTTCTAAAAAATGATAGGAGTCAATATTAACAACTTTTTATGTGTACTTATTTGCATACATAGAATCTCACTTGTTTTATAATAGTCgggtatattattttagtttttgttacaGGATGTAACTATTGCGTTTTTCTTTGATTGTAGTCAGTATATTGTATAAAAGCAGCCCTTGTATAAAAACTTGATATTGTATAAAAACAGCCACTGCTTTAACTAACAACAATATAGTAAATAGATTTAAGGTTTTCGTAAATATAggtgtatagataaatataaattgaaataaaactctccagtatttatttttgtctattatttcacaataataaaatccAACAGGTCTTTGTTACTATTACACATTAATATGAGTAaacgttatatatttataaatacaacacCAAACGCCACAAAATAAtccataattaaaacaattcaagCTTAGTAAGTTGATGTTTGAACAGATTATTAATTTCACATCAGTTATAAATGGACACGCTTAAAACTACGATCGTGTTgcattctttttaaaatttatgtgcaTCACAtcacattaatattaaatttgatagaTTCTTTTCATTTAACAACTGTAAATGAATCAAATTCACAAATTTCCTTTCAACCAACTCATAGCACAAATTCGTCAACTGAAATAACGGTAACAAataaatggatttttttaaattagttttttttataattttttcaacactaaaattacataaatttgctttaaattatgaggttaaaattgtatgttaaaataaattagttcttTATACttagttctaattttttttaaaggtgtgcataataaagtaaagaaaaatataaaaggtGATAATGAGattgttttttcgtttactttgaaatttgttttctttcaaATTCAAAAGTGGACTATAAATTAAAGTCAATACAAATGTACAATACACTGTAATTTTTCCATTTATTATACTGACCACAGTCTTAGGTGGTTTATAATAAGTTCTATAGTATTTGAACggtagttattttatttgttgcttCATTATTCTCTTTTATTTCTAGGCGGTTTTGTTATTCATGAGCTAGATAACTAAAACAGCCTTATTACTAATTACTTTCTTCATAtatcacttaaaaatatttttatgtcctTGACCTGACACTACAGGTATTGCTTGTAACatccattataataaaaaataaaatttatcaccaATCTTAACATGAATAAAAATCGGCCCTATAGCtgagtatttaaaatttaataatgaattcTGATTATCCACATTTTCAGTTCcgattttttagtttaaaagatGTCAAAAACACAAAACCATGCGTTacgtttaataataaagttattttgagaggaaaatcaaattataaaattgtatttgcttcaagagaaataatgtttaatatatgaAAACCTATGaagaaacacatttatttttatacttataataggtatatttgtagaagatattttaattttagttgtttgtaaaaaaaaagatactttGTTGTGATTACTGAACGCAGCATATTTTAAGAAGGCTATCGTCGGTATCGGTCAAGAAGTGGTATCGGCTTAGGGTATCGGTCATGGATCAAGTATACCTACAGGTATCGGTTGATAAATTGCGTAGACAGAGTAATttaccatggagcatagagaaagttctctatgctccatggtaaTTTACTCTAAGACAAGTCTAcgataaattgttaataaaaaaataataataacaggcCATAAATATTGGTCTGCCCTTTAATCCTACCTAAGATTTTTAACTTGCCTTCTTCTAGTTTTctcaagaaaaataaataaataaattaaatttcatcccAACTTGAAATAATCGTATTTCtttaaaggggcctactcaaagcactgcctgcagggcctgcttgcagttactgccgcagaggatgttgctccacaaagcactgcaaatcatttacgcggcatacgttgtcgtgttcacttgtgttctctttgtccttgcctaaattcgtcagtttttataaatggctcctacattattcaaacaccaaaaaatagcattgggtttgactgtattgagtacttg encodes:
- the LOC123664261 gene encoding probable ATP-dependent RNA helicase DDX43 — its product is MEENWDSDGEGWDTVQAPVAASHNVGVSGSSTNRGRTRGGYTRGQGQHYNTTWRARGGHHSESRNRGNFRYDNTNRKVITISSNKVGRVIGKGGSKIRDLEYETDAKVKIGDSSGYSTEITLFGTNDAISKVESLINELVEERKPPTPKENPNNHKNAVSTATNEVSIDRNEYMMLNENGVEVIDWDKLNAACDKAQKEKWERLPKVNKNFYREDPTVSNMTPAEVSRWRLANNDIKVNRTFEEKEGLPPIPNPVITFEQAFQDYPEILKEIYKQGFKQPSPIQSQAWPILLRGDDMIGIAQTGTGKTLAFLLPALIHIDGQPTPREEREGPTVLILAPTRELALQIHKEVIKYEYRGIKSVCLYGGGDRREQIDTVAKGVDIVIATPGRLNDLTKAEHLNAINFSYIVLDEADRMLDMGFEPQIKKSLFDVRPDRQTVMTSATWPSGVRRLAQTYMKDPIQVNVGSLDLAAVHTVTQKIMFVEEDDKEHTLYEFIENMNKDEKVIIFCGKKATARHISTDLAVKGIECQALHGDRDQIDREAALEDMLEGTVNILVATDVASRGIDIKDLTHVINFDFPRQIEEYVHRVGRTGRAGKTGIALSFITRSDWAHASELIKILQEANQDVPDELQKMADRFSAMKLRKDRDGGEKRGRGGWNRRGAYY